The following is a genomic window from Micropterus dolomieu isolate WLL.071019.BEF.003 ecotype Adirondacks linkage group LG04, ASM2129224v1, whole genome shotgun sequence.
TTGATAATTATGCTTTACAGACTCATTACTAGATCTCACCCTCTCTTCTGTCCTTGATTTCTAGGAGTTATACTATCTGAGAATGCAAAGGAGCAGagaaaagatggagagaaaaaggaTGGAAGAACAGAATCCGGTACATCTTTTGGCTCTATATGAAACTGAAACGAGTTTATTTAGAACATTCTCATTCTGTGGGGGTGGCGAtggcctttggtgtgagagactcgggttcgaatccactgtgagacaccattgtgtccctgagcaagacacgtaacccctagttgctccagaggcgttcgacctctgacatacatcgGGTCAATGggtctttggataaaagcgtcaactaaatgaataaatgtataatgtgtatAAATGTAGTTGTTGAAAAGCAGAAATATATATGTATTCCTTCAGGCCCTAATTATTGTTTGTCATTTGTACTGGAAGaattaaacatacattaaacaaGGCATCTAGTGGAGAGGGGGGCATGTTACTGTGTTATGCATACTAAATTCAAATCCActaagtgtgtctgtgtgtctgtctgtgtgtgtgtgattacaCCTTCATTTGGTGTAGTGTGAGAAAAGGTTGAGGGTGTGTGTGGCGACATGCAACAGAGCGGACTACTCCAAGCTGGCCCCCATTATGTTCGGGATCAAATCCCACCCTGATGAGTTTGACCTGGAAGTCGTGGTGCTTGGGTCACATCTCATTGATGACTACGGGTAAGACCAACTGGCACAACAGCATCCTTCTGAAAAGCTTGTTATAGACGTCCCAGAACAATCAATTTGTGCATATATTGTAATGCACTTGCCAAATCAGACCTGCATTCATTATGAAACTCTACTTTTAATATGTGTTGTTCCCGCTCTGCAGGAACACTTTTCGTATGATCGAGCAAGATGACTTCGACATCGGCTCCAAGCTCCACACCATTGTGAGAGGAGAGGATGAGGCAGCCATGGTGGAGAGCGTTGGTCTGGCACTTGTGAAACTCCCTGACGTCCTACAGAGGCTTCGCCCTGACATCCTGGTAGTCCATGGTGACCGTTTTGACGCGCTGGCTCTAGCAACTGCTGCAGCACTGATGAACATTAGAATACTTCACctggagggaggagaggtgaggaGGCAGGGCATGAGAATTTAAGAGAAGACTGTGATTAATTTTGTcataccttttttattttatgttgcaCTACATATGTATGTATAGTAGGGCTGAACAAAAAAGtctaatttagatttttctgccagatattgtgaTTATGATTTGATTtgctatttaattatttatttatctatttttaagTTTAGCTTAAGTTTAaaattcactgccagtctatttttgacagaagcagcacagagcagatgaatcGGAAAGGAAGTCAGACATacaacggcatagagaatccggttgattttcaaaataaaacaccctgtgcagactcccaatCATATATCAACaattaacacagttaaaacagagaaaaatataaacaatttaactacgtagcctacttaatcatgatagaagcacaaaaattaaggacagctgaacaaattaacaaaatctgaacaagttaGCAATATCAGgaaggcaaaacgctcttattctgaaatgctccatgtgaaTATGTAACGTCAGCCTGAAGAGAGCAGAATGGaacgggctcacagagagccgttatctgtagttgaagcacacaaaattacaaattaacaacacgtcaACAACATAGGGCGGGAAAAATGCTCTGCTGCTAAAACACTtaagtgtgagttgacgccgaACACAACCGCGGCACAACCACTGCCTGTGTCTGTTTGCCTATCCACGGTTTCctccagttttgtttgttgttgtaaaatgttcacgccctgtgcccgctctgattggcgAGCAGGTCTGTCACGCAAGGAtgacaacagaatgaatttgtaactgaatgactgtttaaaatgggtcagatgcgctgtataattaacctacattttaatcgccgtcttcacaattagctaattagcattCTTTCAAATTGCAATTTCGATTtaaaaacgattaatcgttcagccctaacgTATAGTGTTGTACAATTTACAGTGTATGCGTTTATACCTTTTCttactttttacctttttaaagtGGCACAGAATACAAATTTTTAAGCAAACATAGTGCATAACAAATCCTTAATTTAACTGACAAATGATCTACACAGCAGtggtgtgtttttttgaaaaaaaaaatagaaaatggcTTGACCATATATCTAAACAATTGCACTGTATGTACATTGCACATCCTAGTTTAAACACTAGTTGTTGCTGACATCTTGATTAACTACtacacaacagaaagacacatgcatcacttcacacacaacacacacacacaacacacacacccaccagtcagctcagggaatACATGTGGAAGCGTTTCAAATCTAACTGGAAGAGACACAGTCCATCCTGATCGACAGCCGGTTAGCTTACCAGCAGCACTGGTCGGACTACAGGAGGTAACTcgggtgttgtcggagaatcaGCTTGTCTTTTAGATGCAAGAAgtgtcacttggttttatttttggtgTCCAACTTTTATATTGAAAGTCCGAATAGAGTGACTAGTGACTGGGTCTGgtcccatctacctaaactccataatacaagcaTATGTTCCTTCTCAGCCAatgcgctcctccaacgaaggctgcctggctctgccatccctacacacaaagcaatctcagtcccagctgttctcatctgtgacaccacgatggtggaacgagctaccacatgccatcagagcagggcgtccctctctaacttcaagaagctcttgaaaactcctctcttccaagaacactttctcttacaACACCTCTAATCTCTAaactctaacatgcacttcctgtgctcttcttcttctgtcttcttacaattctcttgtattgagtgcacttttttgttaactcttacttctttccctaggtatttaccccattgatgctaTACATGCTATTaactcttactagtatgtattgtcagttgtagctctcttgctgtattgatgctttgttgatgcttgtatgttgtttctcaaatgaaagtcgctttggataaaagtgtctgccaaatgagttgatggttgaactgtgggtttgaATTCATGTACTAAAAGACATGGGTCCTTGATTTTAAAGTGAACATTGAATGagaacattatttacattaaatgatgcctaaatgagctgaatgttaTTCCTAAATAAAATTTGTGAATGGCAGACCAAAACAATCTTGCCTATCACAGTGGCTACAATGCTGTTcgataaaaacatttacctCAGTTGATATAAGATGGCAGAAAAGATGGCAAGCGAATGCTTAAAATTTCAGAATTTGGCCACAGACTtcttatatttttctgtataaGGGCCACAATCAAAAACTTTTGGCCACCCCTGATGTACAGAGTAtagatttgttttaattcttttaCAGTCAGTTTATATATCCGACGCACATGTGTGTAAGACTTTGTGGTGTGTAAGAACATTGTTGTCATTTTTACCAACTGACAAAAAACATACATCTCTTCTCTCCCTTGCTTCGTTTTTCCAGGTGAGTGGTACGATTGATGACTCGATTCGCCATGCCATCAGTAAACTGGCCCACTACCATGCCTGCTGCACACGCATGGCGGAGCAGCACCTCATCGCCATGTGTGAGGACCACTCTCGCATCCTGCTGGCTGGCTGCCCTTCATATGATAAGCTGCTGTCAACTAATCACAGAGATGACTACATGGATATTATCAAGAGCTGGCTGGGTACGCGGGGACACCGGCACGGGACAGAAATATAGTGGGAGACATCAGAGTTTGATTGAATGTCAGTTTGGTGTCTGTTCGTGTTTCAGGTGACAAGGTGAAGGACGGTGACTACATAGTGGCTTTGCAGCACCCAGTTACCACTGACATCCAGCAGTCCATTAAGATCTATGGGCTGATGCTGGATGCCCTGCTCTCCTTCAACAAAAAGACCCTCATCCTCTTCCCTAACATAGATGCCGGTTAGTTTCACTTACTAGTCCCTTTAGTTCCTTCTTGTTATTCCAGGCTATATTTTCTTCTATGTGTGATTGTCCAAGTAAAACTAGGATCACAAGCATTTAGGGTTTTTTGGATTGTTGTACCGTGTGAAATTTTATTAACTGAAGTGTCTATGTCACTTGGCCCGTCCCTTCCTATGTAATCAGGAAGTAAGGAGATGGTGCGTGTGATGCGAAGGAAGGGCATCGAGCAGCACCCCAACTTCCAGGCAATGAAGCACATTCCCTTTGAGCAGTTCATCCAGCTGGTGTCCCACGCCGGCTGCATGATCGGAAACAGCAGCTGTGGGGTACGAGAGGCTGGGGCCTTCGGCACACCTGTCATTAACCTGGGAACAAGGCAAACTGGCAGAGAAACGGGTGGGTTTGACGGGAAACAAGATTATAGATACCTGCTGCCATAGTCGTGGTCCTGATTTCCTGCCAACGTTGtttaaacatttgattaaaaagtGTGTATTTGCATAACACTGACTCTTTAAAACTAAGTGATTGTTTCAACATTTGCAATTTTTAGTATGTAGAACAGCCAGGAAGGCtgatagaagcacaaaaatcaaggacagctgaacaaattaacaaaatctgaacaagtcagcaaaatcaggaaggcaaaacgctcttattctgaaatgctccatgtgggataAGTAACGTCAGCCTGCAGAGAGCGAACGGAATGGGCTCACAGACAGCCGTAATCCGTAGTTGAAGCAAACAAAATGACATATTAACAACACCTCAGAAACATAGGACAGGCTaaacgctctgctgctgaaacacttcaatGTGAGTTGACGCCGGGAAAAAACGCTGTAGAACAgccattacatttacatttatctttacgcttttatccaaagcgacttacaattgctatatatgtcagaggtcgcacgcctctggagcaacgaggggttaagtgtcttgctcagggacacaatggtagatgggtTACAGTGGGAaacgaacccaggtctcccacaccaaaggcaagcatcttatctatgcaccatctCCACCCCAGGAAGGCTGTGAAAGCAAATATTATTCTGGTAAATGAACCTGCCTCAGGTCGTTTATCTGACATTTCCCTCTCTGCCAGGTGAAAATGTTCTACATGTCAGAGATGCCGACACTCAGAGTAAGATCTACCGCGCTCTGGAGCTGCAGTTTGGAAAGAGATACCCCTGGTATGACCAATGTATTGCCTGTCTGTCTCATTGAGTCtttgttttccagtttttcTGTTGGTGatcctcttttccttttttctttcttgtgctGAAAGAATTTGTTCTTTACTCTAAGCTTACATTctttttgtgtacattattAGATGTAAGTTTTAATAACGAGTGTAAGCTGGTGGTGGGGATGCTGAAGTGTGACTCTAAGCACAATGTAGTTACTGTTTCTGCTTTGCTCTTCAGACCAGTTATTTATTGGCAAGATTGTTCGGTCAACTGAATCAGGCACAGGTTTAGATTACTACCCTGATTA
Proteins encoded in this region:
- the gne gene encoding bifunctional UDP-N-acetylglucosamine 2-epimerase/N-acetylmannosamine kinase isoform X3, translated to MQRSREKMERKRMEEQNPCEKRLRVCVATCNRADYSKLAPIMFGIKSHPDEFDLEVVVLGSHLIDDYGNTFRMIEQDDFDIGSKLHTIVRGEDEAAMVESVGLALVKLPDVLQRLRPDILVVHGDRFDALALATAAALMNIRILHLEGGEVSGTIDDSIRHAISKLAHYHACCTRMAEQHLIAMCEDHSRILLAGCPSYDKLLSTNHRDDYMDIIKSWLGDKVKDGDYIVALQHPVTTDIQQSIKIYGLMLDALLSFNKKTLILFPNIDAGSKEMVRVMRRKGIEQHPNFQAMKHIPFEQFIQLVSHAGCMIGNSSCGVREAGAFGTPVINLGTRQTGRETGENVLHVRDADTQSKIYRALELQFGKRYPCSKIYGDGYAVPRILKFLRTIDLNEPLQKTFCFPPVKDSISQDIDHILERQSALAVDLGGTNLRVAIICMRGGIVKKYTQPNPKAFEARMQLLLEMCADAMRDAVDHNCRILGVGVSTGGRVNPQEGVVLHSTKLIQDWSSVDLRTPISDALHLPVWVDNDGNCAALAEKKFGHGKGVENFVTVITGTGIGGGIIHHSELVHGSTFCAAELGHIMVSLEGPECSCGSRGCIEAYASGMALQREAKRLHDEELLKVEGMDIKFEEPITAAHLIDAARLGNSKADAVLNKASTALGVGIINILHIVNPSLVILSGVLASYYEAPVQHIISQRALVSARKTEVVSSNLEEPALLGAASMVLDYATRRIY